CGCTCGACGTTCGTCGATCCGCAGGCGGAACAGCGCTGCTCGGCAGACTCCGTCAGGATCGAGCCACAGTCCTTGCAGGTGCCACGGCTCGTGTCGCCGATACGGGTTCCACAGAGCGAACAGACCCGTCTGGTCGCCCGGAACTGCGCCCCACAGTCCTGGCATGCGTAGATGCTTTTCATGACCGGCCTAGCTAGGTAGTTGGTGGCGCGTCACAAGGAAATTTCGCCCGCCAGTTCACCGCTCCAACACTTTCTTTGTTTCCTATTGGTTCAAATGTTATAGATCTGTGAAAATTGCAGAGTGTTTATGTTTATTGGCGTGGAATTACGTCTGAGATGGCGCCATCAACTCGCCGGGGGAGCGAATCGACGGCCGCCACCGACCGGTACGAGGCCGTCGCCGATCTCGCCCAACAGGCCCTCGCTGACGAGGACGTCGAGTCCCTCCTGCAGTCGACGACGAGCGCCGCCGCGACCGTGATCGACGCGCGATCGCTGGCGATCCTCGAGCGACGTCCGGAAAACGAACGCGCGACGGTCCGCAGTCACGTCGGCTACCACGCCGCCCGCGGCGACGGGGGAACGGTCGCCGCGACGGCCGACAGCTGGGTGGGGACCGTCCTCGAACGAGCCGACCCCGTCCGGAGCGACGAGTCGATCGACACGCCGACCCCCACGGGCGAGGCTCGACACAGCGTCGGTGTTCGGATCGACGTCGACGGCGAACCGTGGGGGATTCTCGAAGCTCACGCGAACGAGCCCGGAGCCGTTACCGACGCCGACGTCGCCTTCCTCGAACGGATCGTCGACGTCCTCGAGAGCGCGATCGAGCCCGCGTCCGCGCCGACCGACGACGCGGGTTCGGCCGCCGACGAAACGGATCGGCTCCACCGGGCGGTCGAGACCGCCCGGGAGGGGATCGCCGTCTTCGAACCCGGCGGGGAGTTCGCCTACACCAACGAGGCCTACGCCGAGCTGTACGGCTACGATCCCGCGGAGATAGAGGGGATGCACTGGGAGCAGGTCCACCCGCCGGGGATGGTCACCCGGATCTACCGGGAGGTGTTCCCCCAGCTCTCGACGACCGGGACCTGGTCGGGGAAGACGGTCGGCCTGCGCGCGGACGAAACGCGGTTTCTCAAGGAGCATAGCCTCTCGGCGACGACTGATGGGGGGATCATCTCGGTCGTCTGCGACGTCGCCGAGCGGCGCCGTCTCGAGTCCGAGTTCGAGGAGATCTACGGCCGGATCACCGACGCGGTCGTCGGTCTCGACGTAGACTGGACGTTCACTCACGTCAACGACCGCGCCGCGGAGCTGATCGGGCTCACGGATCGGGAGGTGCTCGGGCGGTCGTTCTGGACGGTGTTTCCCGACGTCGGCGAGGACGTCGCGGAAGAGTTTCGGACCGCGATGGCGACCCAGGAGCCGACCGCCTTCGAGGAGTACGTCCCCGTCCTCGAGTCGTGGCTGGAGGTCAGCGTCTACCCCTCCGAGACCGGGCTCTCGGTCTACCTGCGTGATATCACCGAACGCAAGACCGCCGAGCGCGAGCTCCGGGAGAGCAACCGGGCGCTGCGCCGGCTCTACGAGATCACCGCCGACACCGAGCGCTCGTTCGAACAGAAGGTGACCCGCCTGCTCGAGCTGGGCCGCGAGCGACTCGGGCTCGAGGCCGGGTTCGTCGCCGACATCGATCCCGAGACGGACCGCTTCGAGGTCGTCCACGCGACAGGCGACGACAGGATCTCCCCGGGAACGTCGGCACCGCTCTCGGAGACCTACTGTCGCCAGACTGTCGAGACGATGGAGCCGTTCGTGCTCACGGACGCGCCTGCTCAGGGGTGGGCCGACGATCGGGCGTACGAACGGTGGGGGTTCGACACCTACGTCGGCTGCGAGATTCCGGTGACCGGCGGCACACAGACGGTCTGTTTCGCCGCCGACGATGCCCGATCGGAGCCGCTGACCCCCGCCGAACGGGGGTTCGTCGAACTCGCCACCCAGTGGCTCAGCTACGAACTCGAGCGACGGCGCTACCAGGCCGAGCTCGAGGACGTGATCGACGAGCTGGAGGCCTCGAACGAGCGGTTAGAGCAGTTCGCCTACGCCGCCTCCCACGACCTCCAGGAGCCGCTGCGGATGATCACCAGCTATCTCGGGCTGATCGAGAGCCGGTACGGCGACCGCCTGGACGCCGAGGGCGAAGAGTTCATCGCGTACGCGGTCGACGGCGCCGAACGGATGCGCGAGATGATCGACGGGCTGCTCGAGTACTCCCGGGTCGACACCCGCGGGGACCCGTTCGAGCCCGTCGATCTCGAGGACGTCCTCGAGGCGGTCCGGTCGGACATTCGGGTTCAGATCGCGGAGAGCGACGCCGAGATCGACGTCGCCCCGCTGCCGACGGTGGAGGGCGATACCGGACAGCTCCGCCAGCTGTTCCAGAACCTGCTCTCGAACGCGATCAAGTACTCCGGCGAGGAGCCACCCCGAATCGAGATCGCGGCCGAGCACTCGCGGATAGACGGCCGGTGGCAGATCGCCGTCAGCGACGACGGCGTCGGCATCGACCCTGACGAGGCCGATCGCATCTTCGACGTCTTCCAGCGCCTGCACGGTCGCGACGAGCCGGGAACCGGGATCGGGCTGGCACTGTGTCGCCGGATCGTCGAGCGCCACGGCGGCGAGATCGGCGTCGCCTCCGAACCCGGCGAGGGGTCGACGTTTACCGTGACGCTGCCACCCGCCGGGAACGCGACGGCCGGTCCGTAGCCGACTGTCGCCGGGTTTTTATCGCGGTTCGTCGAACGCGAGACTATGAGCCGAGATACCGTTCGACTCAGCTGGAACGAGGACGAGACCGTCGCGACGCTGGCCGTCGACCGCCCCGAGGCGCTCAACGCCCTGAACGTCGCGACCCTCGAGGGGATCGGCGACGCCGTCGCAGAGGCCGAGGACGAGGGCGCACGAGCGCTCGTGCTCACCGGTGCGGGCGACGACGCCTTCATCGCGGGCGCTGACATCGACTACATGCAGGACCTCTCGAGCCCGGAGGCCCAGGCGTGGGGCGAGCTCGGTCACTCCGTCGCCGACGCCCTCGAGACGTTCCCGGCGCCGACGATCGCGGCGATCAACGGCTACGCCTTCGGCGGGGGCTGTGAGCTGGCGCTGGCCTGCGATCTGCGGGTCGCAAGCGAGTCGACGCTGATCGGCAACACCGAAATCGACCTCGGAATCATCCCGGGCTGGGGCGGGACCCAGCGTCTGCCGCGGCTGGTCGGCGACGAGACGGCCCGGCGCCTGATCTTCCTCGGCGAGCGACTCGACGCCGAGAGCGCCGCCGAGGCCGGACTCGTCGGCGAGGTCGTTCCCGACGCGGACCTCGAGGCGACCGTCACCGAACTGGCCGACCGCCTCGCGGCGAAACCGGCAGACGCCATGCAGGCCGCCAAGCAGTCGCTCAACCAGTTCGGCGAGGGGCCCCGATCGAGCGGGCTGGCCTACGAGAAACGCGCGTTCGCCAGCCTGTTCGGTACCCCAGACCAGCGCGAGGGGATGGCGGCGTTCCTCGAGGACCGCGAGCCGGAGTTCCGGTAACGCCCACTCGAGGAACTCTATGCCACCCTCGCGGGAAGTACGGGGGGATTCGTTTCCGATCCGGACCGGTTGCAAGCACATGTCTGGGTGACGCTTACACGCGTGTCTGTTGACCCGGGAAACGGTGACCGACTCGGACGACTCTCCGCGGTCCCGCTTCCCTATTATGACAGCAGACAACTCTTCCGACGAGCGAGAACCGGAGACGACCGGCGGCGAGCGTGAGCCTCGAACCGACGGTTCGGGAACCGATCCCGGATCGACGGGGACGAGCGACGACGCCGGCGGGGAGATCGACGAGAACAGCAAACACGAGCAGCTTGAGGAGGTGCGGGAGAACTCGGACGGTGAGCACCTGACGACCGACCACGGTGTCAAGGTCAGCGATACGGACAACTCCCTGAAGGCGGGCGAGCGCGGCCCGACGATCATGGAGGACTTCCACTTCCGGGAGAAGATGACCCAGTTCGACCACGAGTCGATCCCCGAACGGGTCGTCCACGCCCGGGGCACGGGCGCCCACGGCTACTTCCAGCCCTACGAGGATCCCGATCTCGGCGAGTACGACGACATCTCCGAGCTAACGAAGGCTTCCCTCTTCCAGGATCCCGACAAGAAGACCCCCGTATTCACCCGATTCTCGACGGTCGTCGGCTCCCGGGGCTCGTCCGACACCGTCCGGGACGTTCGCGGGTTCGCGACGAAGTTCTACACCGAGGACGGCAACTGGGATCTCGTCGGGAACAACATGCCACCCTTCTTCATCCAGGACGCGATGGAGTTCCCCGATCTGGTCCACGCGATCAAACCCGAACCCGACGACGGGATTCCGCAAGCCTCGGCGGCCCACGACACGTTCTGGGACTTCGCCTCGCTGAAGCCCGAGATCACACACATGATTATGTGGGTGCTCTCGGGGCGGGCGCTGCCGCGGGCCTACCGTATGATGCAGGGCTTTGGCGTCCACACGTTCCGGCTCGTCAACGACGACGGCGAGTCGGTGTTCGTCAAGTTCCACTGGACGCCCAAGCTCGGCACCCACCAGCTCGTCTGGGACGAGACGACGAAGCTCTGGGGGAAGAGCTCGGATTTCAACCGGAAGGGGCTCTACGACGTCATCGAGGAGGGGTACGACCCCGAGTGGGAACTGGGCGTCCAGATCTTCGACGAGGAGCAGGCCGCAGAGTTCGACTTCGACGTCCTCGACCCGACGAAGATCGTCCCCGAGACCGAGGTTCCGGTCCGGCCGATCGGGAAGATGGTCCTCAACGAAACCCCCGATAACTTCTTCGCGGAGGTCGAGCAGGTCGCGTTCCACCCGGGCAACGTCGTCCCTGGAATCGACTTCTCGAACGACCCGCTCCTGCAGGGACGGCTGTTCTCCTATCAGGACACCCAGCTCAACCGCTTCGGCGGCGCCAACTGGGACGAGATCCCGATCAACCGCCCGATCGCCGAGCGACACAACAATCAGCGCGCCGGCTTCATGCGCCAGGAGATCAACGAGGGGAAAGTCTCCTACAAGCCCAACTCGATCGGCGACGACGATCCCCAGGAGGCCCCCGCCGAGGAGGGCGGCTACGAACACTACGCGGAGAAAGTCGACGGCCAGAAGATCCGTAACCGAAGCGACAGCTTCGAGAATCACTTCACGCAGGCGCGGCTGTTCTGGAACTCCATGTCCGAGCCCGAAAAACAGAACATCGTCGACGCCGCCCACTTCGAGCTCGGCAAGGTCGAGCGCGTGGAGATCCGCGAGCGGATGGTCTACGACCTCTTCAACAACGTCGACCACGAGTTCGCCAAACGCGTCGCCGAGGGGATCGGCGTCGAGCCCCCCGAGGAACCCGGCGACGAGATGCCCACCCACGACCGGGAGGATCCCTCGCTCAGCATGGAGAACCGAACGCCAGACACGATCGAGACCCGCAAGATCGCGATGCTGATCGACGACGGGTTCGACGACGAGCACGTCTCGAAACTCCGGTCGGCTCTTGAGGAGGAGGGCGCCCGGGTCAAGATCATCTCGAAAGTCCTTGGCGAGAAGTCCGGCGTCGACGGCGAGACGGTCGAACCCGACAAACACCACGTCGCGGCGGCTTCCGTCTCGTTCGACGCGGTCGTCATCCCCGGCGGCGACGAGAGCGTTGACGCCATGCGCGGGCAGGGCGATCCGAAACACTTCGTCGCCGAGGCGTTCAAACACTACAAGCCGATCGCCGCGGTCGGCGAGGGAACGGAACTGTTCGAAGCGGTCGACTTGCCCGACACCGAGATCGCCGACGAGGGCGACCTCGTATCCGACGCCGGCGTCGTCACCTGTCGGAGCGACGACCTCGAGTCGTTCGCCGAGGCGTTCGTCGACGCGATCGCCCAGCACCGCCACTGGGACCGCGATCCGGAGGAAGTCCCGGCCTGAGACGGCCGCTATCTGCCAGCTCCGGGACGCCCTGGGCGGGTTCCAGGGAAAGTCGTCGACCACCGGACTGGCGACTCGTCGCTGCGGTCGGCAAGGCGGATCGACCACGGCGTGAACGGCGCCCCGAGCCGACCACGCATGGCAACTTTCGGGAGGAGCGCCCGACCGCAATACTCCGAACCTTTCATTTTTTGCTTCCAGAATGGGGGATCTTGCGGATATTGGGCCGGTTCGGACGGATATCGCATCAACAAGTAGCTTTAATAATTGACAGAGCAATAATCGGACGTCGGCGTCGACGCCGACCGACAGCGCGCTCGGTAGCGAGTGCCGGTGGATGACTCATGCTCAACTCGCCTTCGGCGATCACCCGTGGCTGTGTGATCGCGTTGTCGTGAGCCGGACCGCGGCCTTGCCTCGATGCGGTCCGGCATCGTTCTTCGACGAACGGACCGACGATTCTCGAAAGACGCCTTACTCGGTTCGAGAGCGACGCCCCCCGTACTCCTCGAGAGAGTCACGGAGCGCCTTGTGAGCGTGAAACGCGACCGAGAAGTCCTGTGGGCTGGGGATTGCACACGCGAGCCAGCCGACCGTCGCCGCGGTGACGACGGGCGGTCCGTCGGTCGCGTACCCGGTCGCGACGAGACCGAGCGCCGGCACCGCGAGCGCCAGCGGTGCGAGCGCGGCGGCACGGAGGACCCAGGGGGAGTCACGTCCCGTCGGCCGGGGCTGGACGACCGCCCACGGGCGGCTTCGGAGCAGCCCGAGGACGCCCCGCTTGCGGTTCGGCAGGTACGAGATCGTGTAATCGACAGCGCCGAACCGGAGGACACACGCGTGGGACCACTCGTGGGCGATCAGTCCGAGCGCGAGCGCGACGACGAGGACGCTACAGGCGACGAGGAGTTCCAGGCCGACCATCGCCTACCGCCGTCCGGACGCCGGCCAAGCGTTCGGACCCCCTCTTTTTTGTAGACTGTTAATAACCGAACCCATCTCTCAACGTGCGAGTAGCAGGCTCGCCAAACGTTAAGTGTTTTGGGGTGGTGTACGATAACATGGTTCACCGTGACCCCCTCGAGTTCGGCCACGACGACCGCAAACGGATCTACGAACACGTCGAGCGCCACGGGGCCGTCGACCCCGAGGAGGCGCGGACGGAGCTTGGCATCGAGCCCGGCGGGTTTCGCCACCACGTGGCGATCCTGAAGCGGGACGGACGCCTCGAGGAGAAAGACGGCACCCTCCGGGTGACGATCGACGCCGGCGCCGAGGAGGAGTACCGCTCCGACGACCTCGAGTTCCACATCCGACCCGCCAGACAGGAGGACCTCGCCGGGATCGTCGGCGCGATCCGGCAGGTCGCCGAAGAACGGACCTACATCGAGGCCGAGAGCGTCGCCGACGAGATCGACCACCAGGAGGCGCTGCTCAGACACAACGAACTGGAGGCCCGGATGTTCTTCGTCGCGACCGTCGACAGCGACGTCGTCGGCTGGGTCCACCTCCACGCCCCGGAGCTCGAGAAACTCTCTCACACCGCCGAGCTGACCGTCGGCGTCCTCGACGGCTACCAGGGCCACGGCATCGGCTCACATCTGCTCGCCCGCGGGCTCGAGTGGGCAGCAACGAACGGCTACGAGAAAGTCTACCAGAGCGTCCCCTCGAGCAACGAGGACGCCATCGCGTTCCTCGAGGGCCACGACTGGGAGACCGAGGCGATCCGGGAGGACCACTACAAGCTCAACGGCGACTACGTCGACGAAGTGATGATGGCCGTCGAACTCTGAGACCGACGTTCGAGCCGATCAGGCCGGGCTGCCGTCGCTTTCCGCGACCTCGAAGAGGTCCTCGTACCCCTTGTCGGTCGGGAGCTGGGTCTTGACGTCCTCGAGTGCGTCTCCGGTTACCGCCTCTTCGAGAACGTCGACGACGACCCGTGCGTGGAAGGCGGCGTCGGCGGCGTCCGCGCCGTCGATCTCCTCGCGGTCGCCGACGCGGTCGACGAACTCCCCGTGGCCGAACCGTTCGGCGTCGTCGACGTCCTCGAGGAACCGGGCGAGCTCGTCGGGAAGCTGTGCAGCCAGGTTCTCAGCCTGCCCGGGATCGATCCGCTCGGACAGTGTGGTCAGCGTCGCCCGGGAGACGCTGAGCGCGGCCTCTCGGGAGTCGAGCTGTGCTCGCTGTTGGACTTCGCCGATGAAGTCGTCGTACTGCATATCCGCGGGTTGACTGGCCGTCGTCATCAGCCTGGAGCCTTCAGCTGAAGGTGTCTCGCTCGTCGGGTGCGTCGGTGCCGAGAGCCGCCGAAGAGCCGGAATCGAAAGACAGTTTGAACGGACGGTGCTACGGGGAGGCATGCTCTCGATCGCGCTTGCCGGAAAGCCAAACGCCGGCAAGTCCACGTTCTACACCGCGGCGACGATGGCGGAGGTCGACGTCGCCAACTACCCGTTCACGACGATCGACGCCAACCGGGGGGTGAGCTACGCTCGAACGGAGTGTCCCTGCCTCGAGCGCGAGCAGCGTTGCAACGCCGACAACTGCGAGGACGGCAAGCGCTACGTCCCGGTCGAGCTGATCGACGTGGCGGGGCTCGTTCCCGGCGCCCACGAGGGGAAGGGCCTCGGGAACCAGTTCCTCGACGAGCTCACGAACGCCGACGTGATCGTCAACGTGATCGACGCCTCCGGCGGCACGAACGAGAAGGGCGAACCCGTCGACATCGGCGAGCACGATCCCCTCGAGGACATCGACTTCGTCGAGGAGGAGATGGACCTCTGGCTGGCCGACATCGTCGATCGCAACTGGGAGTCGATCGAGCGCAAGTCCCGATCGCCCGACTTCGACGTCGACGAGGCGCTCTCGGAGATGCTCACTGGCTTCGGTGCCTCGCCGACCGAGGTCGCCCGCACCCTGCGGGAGATCGACTACCCCGAGGACCCCCGCGAGTGGACCGACGACCACCGCGAGGCGCTGGCCCGCGAGCTCCGCGGACGGACCAAGCCGATCGTCGTCGCGGCGAACAAGATCGACGTCGCTCCCGAGGAGAACGTCGAGAAGCTCCTCGAGCTCGACAAGCCCGTGATCCCGACGACGGCAGAGGGCGAACTCGCCTTGCGCCGGGCCGCGGATAACGGCCTCGTCGACTACGACCCCGGTGACGAGACCGTCGAGATCGGCGCCGAGGTCAGCGACGCCCAGCGCGAGGCACTGGCCGAACTCGCCGGGACGATGGACGAGTACGGCGGGACCGGCGTCCAGCACGCGCTCGATTATGCGGTGTACGACCTGCTCGAGCACCTCACGGCTTACCCCGTCGAGGACGCCGCGAAGTGGTCCGACGGCAGCGGGAACGTCCTCCCCGACGCCCACCTGCTCCCCCAGGGGTCGACCCCGGTCGATCTGGCCTACGCCGTCCACTCCGATATCGGCGACGGCTACCTCCACGCCGTCGACGCCAAGTCGAACCGCGAGATCGGCGAGGAGTACGAGCTCGAGGAGGGTGACGTGATCAAGATCGTGAGTACGAATTGATAACGCAGAAGTCGTAGCGTGTTACTCGTTTTTGAGCGCGTCGTAGATGTCTCGATTTGCGTCCCGGTCAGCTGCTGCTACCCGCCGGACGAGTTCACCTCGGATATCCTCCATCACCTCATCGAGTGGAGTATCGGACTCTGAACCTTCCTCGGTCGCCATAGTTGTTGTATCGTCCCGACTGCGGTTACTCGTTCGGGTTCGACGAATCACCGGTCAGTTCGTCCAGCCCGTATTCGTAGTTCCGGGACAGGTGATGGCCGTCGCGGATCGTGACGAAGCCGATTCGCTCGCCGTCGTGAACGACGAGACAGTTCGTGACGTTCTCGCTCTTGAGCTGGCCACGGTAGCCATCCTCGATGGTTTCGTCGGTTGCGTCACGCCGAGGTCTTCAGATCGGCGCACTCCTCGGCTCCCTTCGCGAGGACGTCCCACCGTCGGCGAGCACTTCGAGGTCGTCCGCGCTGGCTTGGACGAGCACCATACGGAACCTCCACAACGCTGTGGATGGGTGCGTTCAGCACGTGCTGGCGGCGGTGTGCAGGAGGGAATATCAAAATCACGAAAATAATATCTGGGAGCAGTCTCTCGTCGAGAGACGAGAGATGCCCTCCAGTTCGAGCGACACCGACGTTCCGACGGCGATATCCGCGCTCGCCCGACGGTACCGACGGTTCGATCGGCTACTCAGTATCGCGCTTGCGGGAGTCGTCGTACTCGCTAGCATCGTCGTCGTCGCTGCTCTGTCGCTGCTTCCGTCAGTTCTCGTCCTCGTGGTCCTGCTCTCGCTTCTCGGCGTTCCCGTCTTCAGCGTGAGTGGGACGATCACGCTCGTGACCGACGAGGACGCGGACGCAGTTCGTCGTGACTTCGAGAGCACGACTCCGCCCGTCCTCGCGTTCCAGTGGGCGAGCGCAGACGAGATTCGTACGACACCGAACGGGACGGAGTACGACTTCTCGTCCCTGTTCGGCCTCCGGTCGATCACGATGGTGACCGAAGCCGACTCCGACGCCGATCGTAACGTGATCGAACTAGCCAGTCAGTCGGGCGGCCGAGAGTGGGGGACGTACACCGTCTCGATCGCTGATGACGGTGAATCGACGAGAGTCGACATCGAGCTAGAATCGGATCGACGGTTCGAACTGGCGCGACTCACGCAGCTGGTTGCCGCCTCGCGCTACCAGGACGAAATCTTGGCGGAGCAGGGATACACCGTGCGAGACCGGGACCGATCCGTATCGATCTCCGTGAACCGAGGGTAGTCGAGGACGAAGCAGGGACGTTCGATCCTCGACTATCGGTCCCCGCCACAGCGGGCGGTGTCCTCGCAGCTCGAGCCGAGTCTCCCGTAGTGCCCGTACTGACTGACCGTTCAGGTTATACCGCTCGGGGCCG
This genomic window from Natronococcus occultus SP4 contains:
- a CDS encoding catalase, with the protein product MTADNSSDEREPETTGGEREPRTDGSGTDPGSTGTSDDAGGEIDENSKHEQLEEVRENSDGEHLTTDHGVKVSDTDNSLKAGERGPTIMEDFHFREKMTQFDHESIPERVVHARGTGAHGYFQPYEDPDLGEYDDISELTKASLFQDPDKKTPVFTRFSTVVGSRGSSDTVRDVRGFATKFYTEDGNWDLVGNNMPPFFIQDAMEFPDLVHAIKPEPDDGIPQASAAHDTFWDFASLKPEITHMIMWVLSGRALPRAYRMMQGFGVHTFRLVNDDGESVFVKFHWTPKLGTHQLVWDETTKLWGKSSDFNRKGLYDVIEEGYDPEWELGVQIFDEEQAAEFDFDVLDPTKIVPETEVPVRPIGKMVLNETPDNFFAEVEQVAFHPGNVVPGIDFSNDPLLQGRLFSYQDTQLNRFGGANWDEIPINRPIAERHNNQRAGFMRQEINEGKVSYKPNSIGDDDPQEAPAEEGGYEHYAEKVDGQKIRNRSDSFENHFTQARLFWNSMSEPEKQNIVDAAHFELGKVERVEIRERMVYDLFNNVDHEFAKRVAEGIGVEPPEEPGDEMPTHDREDPSLSMENRTPDTIETRKIAMLIDDGFDDEHVSKLRSALEEEGARVKIISKVLGEKSGVDGETVEPDKHHVAAASVSFDAVVIPGGDESVDAMRGQGDPKHFVAEAFKHYKPIAAVGEGTELFEAVDLPDTEIADEGDLVSDAGVVTCRSDDLESFAEAFVDAIAQHRHWDRDPEEVPA
- a CDS encoding DUF2267 domain-containing protein: MQYDDFIGEVQQRAQLDSREAALSVSRATLTTLSERIDPGQAENLAAQLPDELARFLEDVDDAERFGHGEFVDRVGDREEIDGADAADAAFHARVVVDVLEEAVTGDALEDVKTQLPTDKGYEDLFEVAESDGSPA
- a CDS encoding ATP-binding protein, producing the protein MAPSTRRGSESTAATDRYEAVADLAQQALADEDVESLLQSTTSAAATVIDARSLAILERRPENERATVRSHVGYHAARGDGGTVAATADSWVGTVLERADPVRSDESIDTPTPTGEARHSVGVRIDVDGEPWGILEAHANEPGAVTDADVAFLERIVDVLESAIEPASAPTDDAGSAADETDRLHRAVETAREGIAVFEPGGEFAYTNEAYAELYGYDPAEIEGMHWEQVHPPGMVTRIYREVFPQLSTTGTWSGKTVGLRADETRFLKEHSLSATTDGGIISVVCDVAERRRLESEFEEIYGRITDAVVGLDVDWTFTHVNDRAAELIGLTDREVLGRSFWTVFPDVGEDVAEEFRTAMATQEPTAFEEYVPVLESWLEVSVYPSETGLSVYLRDITERKTAERELRESNRALRRLYEITADTERSFEQKVTRLLELGRERLGLEAGFVADIDPETDRFEVVHATGDDRISPGTSAPLSETYCRQTVETMEPFVLTDAPAQGWADDRAYERWGFDTYVGCEIPVTGGTQTVCFAADDARSEPLTPAERGFVELATQWLSYELERRRYQAELEDVIDELEASNERLEQFAYAASHDLQEPLRMITSYLGLIESRYGDRLDAEGEEFIAYAVDGAERMREMIDGLLEYSRVDTRGDPFEPVDLEDVLEAVRSDIRVQIAESDAEIDVAPLPTVEGDTGQLRQLFQNLLSNAIKYSGEEPPRIEIAAEHSRIDGRWQIAVSDDGVGIDPDEADRIFDVFQRLHGRDEPGTGIGLALCRRIVERHGGEIGVASEPGEGSTFTVTLPPAGNATAGP
- a CDS encoding GNAT family N-acetyltransferase, which produces MVHRDPLEFGHDDRKRIYEHVERHGAVDPEEARTELGIEPGGFRHHVAILKRDGRLEEKDGTLRVTIDAGAEEEYRSDDLEFHIRPARQEDLAGIVGAIRQVAEERTYIEAESVADEIDHQEALLRHNELEARMFFVATVDSDVVGWVHLHAPELEKLSHTAELTVGVLDGYQGHGIGSHLLARGLEWAATNGYEKVYQSVPSSNEDAIAFLEGHDWETEAIREDHYKLNGDYVDEVMMAVEL
- a CDS encoding redox-regulated ATPase YchF encodes the protein MLSIALAGKPNAGKSTFYTAATMAEVDVANYPFTTIDANRGVSYARTECPCLEREQRCNADNCEDGKRYVPVELIDVAGLVPGAHEGKGLGNQFLDELTNADVIVNVIDASGGTNEKGEPVDIGEHDPLEDIDFVEEEMDLWLADIVDRNWESIERKSRSPDFDVDEALSEMLTGFGASPTEVARTLREIDYPEDPREWTDDHREALARELRGRTKPIVVAANKIDVAPEENVEKLLELDKPVIPTTAEGELALRRAADNGLVDYDPGDETVEIGAEVSDAQREALAELAGTMDEYGGTGVQHALDYAVYDLLEHLTAYPVEDAAKWSDGSGNVLPDAHLLPQGSTPVDLAYAVHSDIGDGYLHAVDAKSNREIGEEYELEEGDVIKIVSTN
- a CDS encoding enoyl-CoA hydratase/isomerase family protein; translation: MSRDTVRLSWNEDETVATLAVDRPEALNALNVATLEGIGDAVAEAEDEGARALVLTGAGDDAFIAGADIDYMQDLSSPEAQAWGELGHSVADALETFPAPTIAAINGYAFGGGCELALACDLRVASESTLIGNTEIDLGIIPGWGGTQRLPRLVGDETARRLIFLGERLDAESAAEAGLVGEVVPDADLEATVTELADRLAAKPADAMQAAKQSLNQFGEGPRSSGLAYEKRAFASLFGTPDQREGMAAFLEDREPEFR